The following coding sequences lie in one Spinacia oleracea cultivar Varoflay chromosome 1, BTI_SOV_V1, whole genome shotgun sequence genomic window:
- the LOC110774989 gene encoding uncharacterized protein gives MVTEERNMSSVLAKLMGIDRPSTSNTKHRRHRVLSENYHQNIASVAKRERVCLYSDDADSDMGDSEDAVEFSGGTSVIDYETYENLLSRTERSFLTGRSFSSSSSSFGDRKRKTSVSEEINGMQLQGRNTLRSRNRIKSPVEGSLSSQEIAKQITGQVNHSIWHSCAELSRSRLRDEKSSENEDRGKMTLSAYLLDSEKKHEPLSFNPVNSSTSRESQKSRKQLSERWRTRKCSEEVRTSCVSKIQDEVLVTSGNGRNSVLKTSDGNLSSPFHTATVNGWPVFAARYLSKPECFPSAWLPRSRPRHFTFDKSWCLRPEKWDSNQCDAEEEKSGLKDIQSTSESSSLDSEKPCIHQEAPLILNGSSVELPEQKSYEDTFTVTRSLSRRSYSDTENSTYDEAHVIVNDTGGTPRKSNVSQDRIVESLPLDCNFTPGWENEEGADQQDKEMNMSTNFGMEVLSAKSTSCILLDDGEYWKNQLKNKNNASEPRSPVSSLEGPEACSQVQNLTVEVAEHLSVQVENDTHGFQRKFQLIETMSLESRSEGPEMAVSSEEGENEGSVGLYQNDPQIMEIYQTLIKESWDFSYVVDVVVESGLHMRDLEMESKTWCLQGYVLEPSVFDMLEKKYGKHMPWEKSDRRLLFDRLNSGLLDIFKPSVGLNTWKQPVTKRLSSRQKGQEGIEEELWSLLVNQQEEFKRESFDKLYIKEIGWLDLEEDTDLIVQEIQSLLLDELIDEFACEVISFLLKA, from the exons ATGGTAACAGAAGAGAGAAATATGTCGAGTGTTCTTGCGAAGTTGATGGGTATTGATAGGCCATCAACCTCGAATACTAAACATCGAAGGCATAGAGTGCTCTCAGAGAACTATCATCAGAACATTGCTTCAGTTGCTAAAAGGGAGAGAGTGTGTTTGTATTCGGATGATGCTGATTCTGACATGGGTGATAGTGAGGATGCAGTCGAATTTTCAGGAGGAACAAGTGTCATTGATTATGAGACTTACGAGAATTTACTCTCTCGAACTGAGAGGTCCTTTCTCACTGGAAGATCATTTTCGTCATCTAGCTCCTCTTTTGGTGACAGGAAGCGAAAAACTTCTGTGTCTGAGGAAATAAATGGTATGCAACTTCAAGGGAGGAACACGTTACGCTCACGTAATAGAATAAAATCTCCAGTTGAAGGTTCTTTGTCATCTCAAGAAATAGCAAAACAAATTACTGGGCAAGTAAACCATAGTATATGGCATAGTTGTGCAGAATTATCCAGATCTAGGCTTAGAGATGAAAAGAGTTCTGAAAATGAAGACAGGGGGAAAATGACTTTATCTGCTTATTTGCTTGATTCAGAGAAGAAACATGAACCTTTATCATTCAATCCAGTCAACAGTTCTACTAGCAGGGAATCTCAAAAATCCAGAAAACAACTCTCAGAAAGATGGAGGACGAGAAAATGCTCCGAAGAAGTAAGAACATCTTGTGTAAGCAAAATCCAAGATGAAGTGCTTGTTACAAGTGGTAATGGAAGGAATTCTGTTCTCAAAACTAGTGATGGGAATTTAAGCTCTCCCTTTCATACTGCCACTGTGAATGGTTGGCCTGTTTTTGCTGCCAGATACTTGTCTAAACCAGAATGTTTTCCTTCTGCTTGGCTTCCTAGAAGCAGACCAAGGCATTTCACTTTCGATAAAAGTTGGTGTTTAAGACCAGAAAAATGGGATAGTAACCAATGTGATGCAGAGGAGGAAAAATCAGGGCTTAAAGACATACAGTCAACATCCGAATCTAGTAGCTTGGACTCAGAGAAGCCATGTATTCACCAAGAAGCGCCCCTAATCCTCAATGGTTCATCAGTTGAGCTTCCCgaacaaaaatcttatgaagaCACTTTCACAGTGACCAGGTCCTTAAGTAGGAGATCTTATTCGGATACAGAGAATTCCACTTATGATGAGGCTCACGTAATTGTGAATGATACTGGGGGCACACCTCGAAAGAGCAATGTTTCTCAAGATAGAATTGTTGAGTCCCTACCTTTAGATTGTAATTTTACTCCAGGCTGGGAGAATGAGGAAGGTGCTGATCAACAGGATAAAGAAATGAATATGTCCACAAATTTTGGGATGGAGGTCTTGTCAGCTAAGTCAACTTCATGCATTTTGTTGGATGATGGAGAATATTGGAAAAACCAG ttgaaaaacaaaaacaatgcttctGAACCAAGGTCTCCTGTGAGTTCATTGGAAGGGCCAGAGGCTTGTAGTCAGGTTCAAAATTTAACTGTGGAGGTAGCAGAACATTTGTCAGTTCAAGTAGAGAATGATACCCATG GGTTTCAAAGAAAATTTCAACTGATAGAGACCATGTCTTTAGAATCAAGATCAGAGGGACCTGAAATGGCAGTATCTAGTGAGGAGGGCGAAAATGAAGGTTCAGTTGGTTTATATCAGAACGATCCACAAATAATGGAAATTTATCAAACTTTAATCAAAGAGAGTTGGGATTTTTCATATGTAGTTGATGTGGTGGTGGAATCAGGTCTTCATATGAGGGACTTGGAGATGGAAAGCAAAACTTGGTGCTTGCAGGGTTATGTCTTGGAACCTTCAGTATTTGATATGCTAGAGAAGAAGTACGGCAAGCATATGCCATGGGAGAAATCAGATAGACGGCTCTTATTTGACCGCTTAAACTCAGGGCTACTGGACATTTTCAAACCTTCTGTTGGCTTAAATACATGGAAACAACCTGTAACAAAAAGATTAAGTTCAAGGCAAAAAGGTCAGGAGGGGATCGAGGAAGAACTATGGTCGTTGCTGGTGAACCAGCAAGAGGAATTCAAGAGGGAGTCATTTGATAAACTGTATATAAAGGAGATTGGATGGTTAGACTTAGAAGAAGATACAGATTTGATAGTACAAGAAATACAGAGTTTGCTGTTAGACGAGCTTATAGACGAGTTTGCGTGTGAGGTAATATCTTTTTTGTTGAAAGCGTGA
- the LOC110774980 gene encoding disease resistance protein RGA2-like: MDAGTVLSAVQTLLAALQCSQLKEALSIFGYKSQLDDLQCTVETINAVLRDAEAKQELSHQMQDLIEKLKDAVFEADDLFDEFVTLAKQKQLLKADGSLSKKVSHFFSRSKNPISVAYRMSRGIKDIKKKLDTIAYNTQFNNFKHDPEPIKKRRPETCFYVNAVEIIGREADLEKIVDMLLNPIVERDVSVLTVVGVGGLGKTALAQLVYNNPRITSAFPLRSWTCVSDQDQIELDVKEIICKILEENHDNSTMNKVQSKLEEKLAGNKYLLVLDDVWTEKRHQWCDLEKLFDGGESGSWILVTTRSHKTATIVGGPIYELQGLSEENSWRLFERAAFASDHSKPPDELVEIGREIVDGCAGVPLAIRVAGSLLYGQDKSKWQSVQEIGLASTRESEDSIMPILKLSFYHLDSSLKSCFSYCALFPKDFVIDKERLIRLWIAQGYVVPLDKGQSIEDAGEEHFTILLRRCFFQDIKKDDSDEIESFKVHDLMHDIAQRVSGKEIYVMNPISSYLDKNVRHLSLAGSTRDYNKYSLGNTHIRSHLFVNFDASVTYFDHNHPQFPVKAMVANGRCLRALDLSRLCIKSLPGSIGELLHLRFLDISYNDSLEVLPKSITNLYNLQTLDIRGCTRLKELPKDLSRLVKLSALNIQDCFSLTYMPRDIGKLSCLHKLTGAFKVGGEGSCSSWNQWFYGLEEIKSLTNLKGCLEIIINWPKNAKDVIKAGSGREGLYLRNKEHVNKIEVLFNHKMGDSRMDGEGTLSLMDDLEPPSNLKSLSVSYYNDLKMSSWVAFLPNLAELGLYYCEELDCLPSLGNLRCLKYLLLHSLENLEYIEADNSSSTMSSPEELSFFPSLDQLVLSSLPKFKGWRRGVDDSSSSSNPQLPCLSQLKLLAVSRSPELSCIPLCPNVEVLELIKFNERLRIISTERDVKSSSSVSRIIPVPKLRKVVIDNVSWLDSLPVESFQCLDHLRLVDDIELVDLPNWMQFLPALQTLIIHGCRGLKALPNWMPKLTSLSDLRVFDCQRSLWRRCQKDPPGEDWPYIQHIHHTCFNYFEH; encoded by the coding sequence atggaTGCCGGAACAGTACTATCTGCTGTACAAACTCTGCTTGCAGCACTTCAGTGTTCGCAGCTCAAAGAGGCACTCTCAATCTTTGGCTACAAATCTCAACTTGATGACCTCCAATGCACTGTCGAAACCATCAATGCTGTGCTCCGTGATGCCGAGGCCAAGCAAGAGCTCTCCCATCAAATGCAGGATCTCATCGAGAAGCTCAAGGATGCTGTCTTTGAAGCAGATGATCTGTTTGACGAGTTTGTCACACTCGCTAAGCAGAAGCAACTCCTGAAGGCTGATGGTAGTCTCTCCAAGAAAGTGAGTCACTTCTTCTCTCGTTCCAAAAACCCGATCAGCGTTGCTTATAGGATGTCTCGAGGGATTAAGGATATCAAGAAGAAGTTAGATACTATTGCTTACAATACTCAGTTTAACAACTTCAAGCATGATCCTGAGCCTATCAAGAAGAGAAGGCCCGAGACCTGCTTTTACGTGAATGCAGTTGAAATCATTGGAAGAGAGGCTGACTTGGAGAAGATCGTAGATATGCTGCTCAATCCTATTGTTGAAAGGGATGTTTCTGTGCTTACTGTTGTGGGAGTTGGAGGGTTGGGAAAAACTGCTCTTGCCCAACTTGTGTATAACAATCCAAGGATCACAAGTGCGTTTCCGTTGAGATCATGGACTTGTGTCTCTGATCAAGATCAGATAGAGCTGGATGTGAAAGAAATTATTTGCAAGATTCTAGAGGAGAATCATGACAACTCCACCATGAATAAGGTGCAAAGCAAACTAGAAGAAAAATTAGCAGGCAATAAATATTTGCTTGTTTTAGATGATGTATGGACTGAAAAGCGTCATCAGTGGTGTGATTTGGAAAAACTCTTTGATGGAGGTGAAAGTGGAAGTTGGATTCTGGTGACTACACGTTCACACAAGACTGCAACAATTGTAGGAGGTCCAATTTATGAGCTGCAAGGCTTATCAGAGGAAAACTCATGGCGCTTGTTTGAAAGAGCGGCATTTGCATCAGATCACTCAAAACCCCCTGACGAGTTGGTCGAGATTGGGCGAGAGATTGTTGATGGATGTGCCGGAGTTCCCCTCGCTATAAGAGTTGCAGGAAGTCTTTTGTATGGTCAAGACAAAAGCAAGTGGCAGTCAGTTCAGGAGATCGGATTAGCGAGTACCAGAGAAAGCGAAGACAGCATTATGCCAATATTGAAGCTTAGTTTCTATCACCTGGATTCTTCACTAAAGAGCTGCTTTAGTTATTGTGCATTGTTTCCAAAAGATTTTGTGATTGACAAGGAGAGGTTGATAAGACTCTGGATAGCACAGGGTTATGTTGTTCCGTTAGATAAAGGTCAAAGCATTGAAGATGCCGGTGAGGAACATTTTACGATTTTGCTGAGGAGATGCTTTTTCCAAGACATCAAGAAAGATGACTCCGATGAGATCGAGTCATTTAAGGTACATGATCTCATGCATGATATTGCTCAACGTGTCTCAGGGAAGGAAATCTATGTAATGAATCCCATTAGTAGCTATCTAGATAAAAACGTTCGTCATCTGTCACTCGCTGGCAGCACGAGAGATTATAACAAGTACTCTCTGGGTAACACCCATATCCGTTCACatctttttgttaattttgacgCTTCTGTCACTTATTTTGATCATAATCATCCCCAGTTTCCGGTGAAGGCGATGGTAGCAAATGGTAGGTGTCTAAGGGCATTGGATCTGAGTAGGTTATGTATTAAAAGTTTGCCAGGCTCGATAGGTGAATTGTTGCATTTGAGGTTTTTAGATATCTCATATAATGATTCTTTGGAAGTGTTGCCTAAGTCAATTACAAATCTATATAATCTACAAACCTTAGATATACGTGGATGCACGAGATTGAAAGAGTTGCCGAAAGATTTGAGTAGACTGGTTAAACTTAGTGCTTTGAACATACAGGATTGCTTTAGTCTGACTTATATGCCTAGAGACATTGGTAAGTTGAGTTGTCTTCATAAACTAACAGGTGCATTTAAAGTGGGTGGTGAAGGGAGCTGTTCAAGTTGGAATCAATGGTTTTATGGGCTGGAAGAGATAAAGTCTCTTACCAACCTCAAAGGTTGTCTTGAAATCATCATCAATTGGCCCAAAAATGCTAAGGATGTTATCAAGGCAGGCAGTGGTAGAGAAGGATTATACCTGAGGAATAAGGAACATGTCAACAAAATTGAGGTTCTTTTCAATCATAAGATGGGTGATAGTAGAATGGATGGTGAAGGAACATTAAGTTTGATGGACGATCTGGAGCCACCTTCTAATCTAAAGTCATTAAGTGTGAGCTATTACAATGATTTGAAAATGTCTAGTTGGGTAGCCTTTCTCCCAAATCTTGCAGAACTTGGGCTTTATTATTGCGAGGAGTTAGATTGCCTGCCATCCCTGGGAAACTTGCGTTGTCTGAAGTATCTCTTACTTCATTCTTTGGAGAATTTGGAGTACATAGAAGCAGACAATTCTAGTTCCACGATGTCTTCGCCTGAAGAACTATCATTCTTCCCATCCCTTGACCAACTTGTGTTAAGTTCACTGCCAAAGTTTAAAGGGTGGAGGAGAGGAGTAGATGATAGCAGCAGTAGCAGTAACCCACAGTTACCATGTCTTTCTCAACTGAAGTTGTTGGCCGTGTCGCGCAGCCCAGAACTGTCATGTATTCCGCTGTGTCCCAATGTGGAAGTCCTAGAGTTAATCAAATTCAATGAAAGACTCCGTATAATATCCACGGAAAGGGATGTGAAATCCTCATCTTCAGTGAGTCGTATTATTCCAGTTCCCAAATTAAGGAAGGTTGTTATAGACAATGTGTCATGGCTGGATTCGCTACCCGTTGAGTCATTTCAGTGTCTTGATCACCTAAGACTAGTGGATGATATTGAGTTGGTGGATCTTCCCAACTGGATGCAGTTCTTGCCTGCCCTCCAAACCCTTATAATTCATGGATGCAGAGGACTGAAAGCACTGCCGAATTGGATGCCCAAACTGACCTCTCTCAGTGATCTTAGAGTTTTTGATTGTCAAAGAAGCCTGTGGAGAAGATGTCAAAAAGATCCACCCGGGGAGGACTGGCCCTACATTCAACACATCCATCACACTTGTTTTAACTATTTTGAACATTAA